A stretch of Alkalicella caledoniensis DNA encodes these proteins:
- the trxA gene encoding thioredoxin has translation MSKALEVTTQSFEQEVLNNDTPVLVDFWAPWCGPCKMLAPIIDELVGDYQGKVKIVKVNVDENQEIASKYGIMSIPTLILFDKGQEKDTITGFMPKKKLAEKIDSNL, from the coding sequence ATGTCAAAGGCATTAGAAGTAACTACTCAAAGTTTTGAACAAGAGGTATTAAATAACGACACTCCTGTGTTAGTAGATTTCTGGGCACCATGGTGTGGACCGTGTAAAATGTTAGCTCCAATTATTGATGAACTAGTAGGAGACTACCAAGGTAAAGTTAAAATCGTAAAAGTAAATGTAGATGAAAACCAAGAAATAGCATCAAAATACGGTATCATGAGTATCCCAACACTTATTCTATTTGACAAAGGACAAGAAAAAGATACAATAACAGGATTCATGCCTAAAAAGAAACTAGCGGAAAAGATAGATTCAAACCTATAA
- the spoIIP gene encoding stage II sporulation protein P, protein MRNKIAIIMMAILLVMPSLTVLAEPEQQPELELEEGQYYTLYDEEDNVLLRTGIIIHVGDKFVDHNNIQYLVHKVDAENFKAWAKKIEESEPSKPSFAEFAQLEGADERRIGLYYTHSGESYVPTEGYAQTDKRRGGIYKVGGVLAATLEEFDIEVIDSQRTHFPYSGSYRRSRRTAIEIIGRDVDAIFDVHRDATPPQAYLEEIDGEQITQILIVVGRQNPAQAVNEEFAWQLKSVADENIPDLVKGIFYARGSYNQDLHPRALLLEIGAHTNKREDAERGAALFADVISQTLYGEFEAPNTTLDLESDDVDGDDADDDDALPPTVQSTENHGGTGSGGLLKGFLTVILLTVIGGGGYLLISVGDTREIERKLRGFFTKEFANTLKGKNSKKPKE, encoded by the coding sequence TTGAGAAATAAAATAGCAATAATAATGATGGCTATTTTATTGGTTATGCCTAGTTTGACAGTACTGGCAGAGCCAGAACAACAGCCGGAGCTAGAGTTAGAAGAAGGGCAATATTACACACTTTATGATGAAGAGGATAATGTCTTACTGCGTACAGGAATAATAATTCATGTGGGTGACAAGTTTGTAGACCATAACAATATACAATATTTAGTTCACAAAGTGGATGCAGAGAACTTTAAAGCTTGGGCAAAAAAAATAGAAGAGTCAGAACCCTCAAAACCAAGCTTTGCAGAATTTGCTCAACTAGAGGGAGCTGATGAAAGGCGGATAGGTCTATACTATACCCATAGTGGGGAAAGCTACGTCCCCACTGAAGGGTACGCCCAGACTGATAAAAGAAGGGGAGGAATTTATAAAGTTGGTGGAGTACTAGCGGCCACCTTAGAAGAATTTGATATAGAAGTCATAGATAGTCAGCGCACTCATTTCCCATACTCAGGATCATATAGAAGATCCAGAAGAACAGCCATTGAAATAATAGGAAGAGATGTAGATGCCATTTTTGATGTGCACAGAGATGCAACACCACCCCAAGCATATTTAGAAGAAATAGACGGTGAACAAATCACCCAAATACTAATAGTTGTTGGTAGACAAAATCCTGCCCAGGCTGTTAATGAGGAATTCGCTTGGCAGCTAAAATCAGTGGCAGATGAAAATATTCCAGACTTAGTAAAAGGTATCTTCTATGCCAGAGGTTCATATAACCAAGACCTTCACCCCAGGGCTTTACTACTAGAAATAGGTGCTCATACTAATAAAAGGGAAGATGCCGAAAGGGGAGCAGCACTTTTTGCTGATGTGATATCCCAAACCCTCTATGGAGAGTTTGAGGCCCCTAATACAACCCTTGATCTTGAAAGTGACGACGTAGATGGCGATGATGCTGATGATGATGATGCGCTACCACCTACAGTTCAATCTACGGAAAATCACGGAGGAACAGGTTCAGGAGGATTACTAAAGGGGTTCCTCACTGTTATCCTTCTAACAGTAATTGGCGGCGGAGGATATCTTTTAATCAGTGTTGGTGATACAAGGGAAATTGAGAGAAAACTAAGAGGGTTTTTTACAAAAGAGTTTGCTAATACTTTAAAGGGAAAAAATAGTAAAAAGCCAAAGGAATAA
- the trxB gene encoding thioredoxin-disulfide reductase codes for MIYDCIIIGAGPAGLSAAIYSARAELKTLLIDKQGPGGQAATTHLVENYPGFASITGPDLATSMFNQAMDLGVDIAIEEITDLTLQGEVKEIITDGGEYKGKTVILATGVKPRQLNVPGEIHFRGKGVSYCATCDGAFFKGKTVAVVGGGDSAVEEANFLTRFVEKLYIIHRRDELRATKIVQKRAFANEKIEFVYDSVVKEIQGENKVDSVLIENVNTKEKSAIEADGVFIYVGNDPSTDFLKGQISLSEQGYIITNENMETNVPGVFAAGDIRVKVLRQIVTAAADGAIASVMAEKYIENLE; via the coding sequence ATGATTTACGATTGTATAATAATTGGAGCAGGACCAGCAGGTCTGTCTGCAGCTATCTATTCAGCAAGGGCTGAACTTAAAACTTTACTTATAGATAAGCAAGGGCCTGGAGGTCAAGCTGCAACAACACATTTAGTAGAAAACTATCCTGGCTTTGCGTCAATCACAGGTCCGGACTTGGCAACAAGTATGTTCAATCAAGCCATGGATCTTGGTGTCGATATTGCCATCGAAGAAATCACAGACCTAACCCTACAAGGAGAAGTTAAGGAAATTATTACTGATGGTGGAGAGTACAAAGGGAAAACAGTGATTCTTGCCACAGGCGTTAAGCCAAGGCAACTAAATGTCCCAGGAGAAATTCATTTTAGAGGTAAGGGAGTTTCTTATTGTGCCACATGTGATGGAGCATTCTTCAAAGGAAAAACTGTTGCAGTTGTAGGTGGCGGTGACTCCGCAGTAGAAGAAGCAAATTTCCTAACCCGATTTGTAGAGAAGCTTTATATAATACATCGTAGAGATGAGCTTAGAGCAACAAAAATAGTACAGAAAAGGGCATTTGCAAATGAGAAGATTGAGTTTGTATATGACTCAGTTGTTAAAGAGATTCAAGGGGAAAACAAAGTTGACAGTGTCCTTATTGAAAATGTTAATACCAAGGAAAAAAGTGCAATTGAAGCTGATGGAGTTTTCATCTATGTTGGAAACGACCCCAGCACTGACTTTTTGAAAGGCCAAATAAGTTTAAGTGAGCAAGGATATATTATTACTAATGAAAACATGGAAACCAATGTACCCGGTGTATTTGCAGCTGGGGATATAAGAGTCAAAGTACTAAGGCAAATTGTTACTGCTGCAGCCGATGGAGCCATAGCTTCGGTAATGGCAGAAAAATATATAGAGAACCTAGAATAA
- the phnC gene encoding phosphonate ABC transporter ATP-binding protein, with protein MENVSVIYNKGTPALKGVNLSVDKGEFVGILGLSGSGKSTLLKSINLIVRPTFGKISIDGDLITNANPKKLRTIRRKVGLIFQDYNLIERSSVLTNVLLGRLGYKSRLQSFLGSFTPSEYSLAMDALKRVGLEEKSFVRADRLSGGQKQRVAIARTLCQQPSVILADEPISNLDKYTGELVMEYLYEINKSSGITVLVNLHDTSTALKYCSRIIALKDGKIVFDKAAGDVTDELLRGVYEEK; from the coding sequence GTGGAAAATGTTTCCGTTATTTACAATAAAGGAACTCCTGCCCTTAAGGGTGTAAACCTTTCAGTGGATAAGGGTGAGTTTGTGGGTATTTTGGGTCTAAGCGGTAGTGGAAAATCTACTTTACTCAAATCAATTAATTTAATTGTAAGGCCTACTTTTGGGAAGATATCCATTGATGGAGACCTAATTACTAATGCAAATCCGAAAAAGCTACGTACTATCAGGCGTAAAGTTGGTCTAATATTTCAGGACTACAATTTAATTGAAAGATCTTCTGTACTCACAAATGTCCTGTTAGGTAGATTAGGATATAAGTCTAGACTCCAATCTTTTTTGGGGTCTTTTACTCCTTCGGAATATAGTTTGGCTATGGATGCTTTAAAAAGAGTTGGTTTAGAAGAAAAGTCTTTTGTGAGGGCTGACAGGCTAAGTGGTGGTCAAAAACAAAGGGTAGCCATAGCCAGAACACTATGTCAGCAGCCCAGTGTTATTTTAGCAGATGAGCCAATATCAAACTTAGACAAATACACTGGTGAACTGGTAATGGAATATCTATATGAAATAAATAAGAGCAGCGGTATTACAGTGCTTGTTAATTTACATGACACTTCCACTGCCCTTAAATATTGCTCTAGGATAATCGCTTTGAAGGATGGGAAAATAGTATTCGATAAAGCTGCGGGGGATGTTACCGATGAACTACTACGTGGTGTATATGAAGAAAAGTAA
- a CDS encoding DegV family protein translates to MKIKLVVDSTCDVPKELIEKHDISVVPLTINWMGGSFKDGVDMTSDELYAKLVSVDDHPKTSQPPVGEFAEVYQKALDSGYDKIISVHITGGFSGTTQSAQTAAEMVGSDKVKIIDSQTTTMGAGWLAVKIIEAMEQGLEFHQIVEQAEKLIETTKVVIYLDTLEYAVRGGRVSKLKGVVGSMLNVKPVIYFENGTVKEFSKSRGKNKAIDSFIASFEKLWGVDANTPIKIALAYGTDKAYAEEVLGRMKEKYNLKEGFVFQAGVAIAVHGGPDFLAACGTW, encoded by the coding sequence ATGAAAATTAAATTAGTTGTAGACAGTACTTGTGATGTGCCAAAAGAACTGATCGAAAAACATGACATCTCAGTAGTTCCACTAACAATTAACTGGATGGGTGGGAGCTTCAAAGATGGAGTTGATATGACAAGTGATGAATTATACGCAAAACTTGTTTCAGTGGATGATCATCCGAAAACATCTCAGCCACCAGTAGGTGAATTTGCAGAAGTATATCAAAAAGCACTGGATTCAGGGTATGATAAGATTATATCCGTACATATAACCGGCGGATTCAGTGGAACCACTCAATCGGCACAAACGGCAGCAGAAATGGTAGGTAGCGATAAGGTGAAAATCATCGACTCGCAAACAACTACCATGGGAGCAGGATGGCTGGCTGTAAAAATAATAGAAGCAATGGAACAAGGATTAGAATTCCACCAAATAGTTGAACAAGCAGAAAAGCTTATAGAAACTACAAAGGTTGTAATCTATCTAGATACCCTAGAATACGCAGTGAGGGGCGGCAGAGTAAGTAAACTTAAAGGCGTAGTTGGTTCTATGTTGAATGTAAAACCCGTAATCTACTTCGAAAATGGAACGGTAAAAGAATTTTCAAAGTCTAGAGGTAAGAACAAAGCCATAGACTCTTTCATAGCTTCCTTCGAAAAACTGTGGGGTGTAGATGCAAATACACCAATCAAGATAGCTTTAGCATATGGTACAGATAAGGCTTATGCTGAAGAAGTCTTAGGGCGTATGAAAGAAAAGTACAACTTAAAAGAAGGATTTGTATTCCAAGCTGGAGTAGCAATAGCTGTGCACGGTGGTCCTGACTTCCTAGCAGCCTGCGGTACCTGGTAA
- a CDS encoding ABC transporter substrate-binding protein, producing the protein MKGLLYLSLIILIATILPLVGCNGSSEEVFKGYQLPPEREEGTTVELVIHETYTDEEHQVFQTIVDMFNEDNPDITVKVERIPKGAQWSRLTQALATKETPDIARVEMEYIATLADRGTILPMELFWAEDHKETLVEGAILSNTYNKRVWGIPDQIYTSALFYNVRLLEESGSDIPDSNWSWEDLMQLARKVSDRNPDVIGLSYGSSLWELSPYMGSYGATIYNSENKRIEIDSPEVVKALNLLYGYQLDVEGWTGSPIQSFINKDAAMVILDSNSIPKIEDSGIRFGVTKLPHGPAGSVSNIDGTSMVIFKDTEHPREAYEFLKFLTSSKIQALWADELGQLPVNKDSFKNVDVNKHPYLEIFMEQVSNVIPKPALPNYSQMEELFNMEMQKVFKGEKRLEHVLMDITSELNGETQKD; encoded by the coding sequence TTGAAGGGATTATTATACCTATCACTAATCATTCTAATAGCTACTATATTACCTCTTGTTGGATGTAATGGCAGCAGTGAAGAAGTATTTAAGGGCTACCAGTTACCACCTGAACGGGAAGAAGGAACAACGGTGGAGTTGGTAATACATGAAACATACACTGACGAGGAACATCAAGTATTTCAGACTATAGTTGATATGTTTAATGAAGATAACCCAGATATAACCGTAAAGGTCGAGAGAATTCCTAAAGGGGCACAGTGGTCAAGGCTTACCCAAGCTTTAGCCACAAAGGAAACCCCTGATATTGCCAGGGTGGAGATGGAGTATATAGCTACACTGGCAGATAGAGGAACCATTTTACCCATGGAGCTTTTCTGGGCAGAAGACCATAAAGAAACACTTGTTGAAGGAGCCATACTTTCTAATACCTATAACAAAAGAGTATGGGGAATCCCAGATCAAATCTATACAAGTGCTCTATTTTACAATGTAAGACTCCTTGAAGAATCGGGATCTGACATCCCTGATTCAAATTGGTCCTGGGAGGATTTGATGCAACTGGCAAGAAAAGTATCAGACAGGAATCCAGATGTTATAGGATTAAGTTATGGAAGTAGTTTGTGGGAACTATCTCCATATATGGGAAGTTACGGTGCTACCATCTATAACAGTGAGAATAAAAGGATAGAAATAGATTCCCCTGAAGTGGTGAAAGCATTAAACCTGCTTTATGGTTATCAATTGGATGTAGAAGGTTGGACTGGGTCTCCAATCCAATCCTTTATTAACAAGGATGCCGCAATGGTAATATTAGACTCCAATTCCATTCCAAAAATTGAAGACTCAGGTATCCGTTTTGGGGTAACAAAACTTCCCCATGGTCCAGCAGGAAGTGTTTCAAATATTGACGGAACAAGTATGGTTATATTTAAAGATACAGAACATCCTAGGGAAGCCTATGAGTTTTTGAAATTCCTTACATCTTCAAAAATTCAAGCCTTATGGGCTGATGAATTGGGTCAACTACCTGTTAATAAGGATTCTTTTAAAAATGTTGATGTTAATAAACATCCATATTTAGAGATATTTATGGAACAAGTAAGCAACGTTATACCAAAGCCTGCTCTACCGAATTACTCTCAAATGGAAGAACTATTCAATATGGAGATGCAAAAGGTCTTCAAAGGAGAAAAACGTTTAGAACATGTTCTTATGGATATAACCTCTGAACTAAATGGAGAGACACAAAAAGACTAA
- a CDS encoding MFS transporter — translation MPESYFTLVKKMSKNLKLYFTASFFAYLGLGAGNVLVNLYLVEKGFSADVVGMYQSIKLFTTGLLALPAGMVCNKMGFKWSLKQGLFFIGTGILILVFFDHQLFVYLSSFVWGLGLSVFAVSAPPFIQENAEPRQRQQAFSINFAVMMLSQMMGNLISGRLVEFLPYETLFSYRITLGLFTSFTLVGILFLTGIKETIKPFNFSLQGQLKGIINLATKNNYVPKLLTCHILIGVGAGLIVPLLNVFLKENVGATIGQIGTIMSISQTTTAFAALMAPFIVLRLGKIKGISLLRLSSIPFLLAIALLQNVYVVGVAVFIRSSLMNMTHPVESELSMGLVEKEERAPLSALLKTMDSVGRAFSVLLGGYLMSNIGYTIPYYLTCIIYVFATILFYKWFNHIEKDKSQLTQNLQM, via the coding sequence ATGCCAGAAAGTTATTTTACCTTGGTGAAAAAGATGTCTAAAAACTTAAAGCTATACTTTACAGCATCTTTTTTTGCATACTTAGGGTTAGGTGCAGGAAATGTTCTTGTGAATCTTTATTTAGTAGAAAAGGGATTTTCAGCGGACGTGGTGGGGATGTATCAGTCAATAAAATTGTTTACCACTGGCTTACTTGCTTTACCTGCAGGGATGGTATGCAATAAAATGGGGTTTAAGTGGAGCCTTAAACAAGGTTTGTTTTTTATAGGAACGGGAATATTAATACTGGTATTTTTTGACCATCAACTATTTGTTTACTTAAGTAGCTTTGTTTGGGGACTTGGCTTGTCCGTTTTTGCTGTAAGTGCACCTCCATTTATCCAGGAAAATGCAGAACCAAGACAAAGGCAGCAAGCATTTAGTATAAATTTTGCAGTTATGATGTTATCTCAGATGATGGGAAATCTTATCTCAGGGAGGTTAGTTGAATTTTTACCCTATGAAACCCTTTTTAGCTACAGAATAACCTTAGGCCTATTTACTTCTTTTACTTTAGTGGGAATACTCTTCTTAACGGGAATCAAGGAAACAATAAAACCATTTAACTTTAGTTTGCAGGGACAATTAAAGGGTATAATAAACTTGGCAACAAAAAACAATTATGTTCCAAAACTTCTAACCTGTCACATATTAATAGGTGTAGGTGCAGGCTTGATCGTTCCATTACTCAATGTGTTTCTCAAAGAAAATGTTGGGGCAACAATAGGGCAAATTGGTACTATTATGTCAATATCACAAACAACAACTGCATTTGCCGCATTGATGGCACCATTTATAGTACTTCGCCTTGGGAAAATAAAAGGGATATCACTACTGCGTCTGTCTTCTATTCCTTTTCTTTTGGCCATTGCACTTTTACAAAATGTCTATGTTGTAGGTGTAGCAGTATTTATCAGAAGTAGTTTGATGAATATGACACACCCAGTGGAATCCGAGCTATCCATGGGGCTAGTTGAAAAAGAAGAAAGGGCTCCCCTTAGTGCCCTACTTAAAACCATGGACAGTGTTGGAAGAGCATTCAGTGTACTATTAGGTGGTTATTTAATGAGTAATATAGGCTATACAATCCCATATTACTTAACATGTATTATTTATGTATTTGCAACCATATTATTTTATAAGTGGTTTAACCATATAGAAAAAGATAAGTCTCAATTAACTCAAAATTTACAAATGTAG
- a CDS encoding 4Fe-4S binding protein — translation MLQELRKVSQLFGVIFKLVLLVAGIWYFNFLLVASGLILSIFMGRYFCGWFCPMGSFAERVLVKISKNRPPHKIFSSKWFQYAFVLFFFVAIFIGRRNFESLYVVLGMMFSVATMATLLALFYQPRTWCGHLCPWGTLMTTVSFKRRFKLEIADKCKDCRLCTTVCNVPTQLNKTLDERREKEGQVFIGDRCINCMACVEKCPTKQIKIK, via the coding sequence ATGTTACAAGAACTACGAAAGGTTTCACAGTTATTTGGAGTTATCTTTAAATTGGTATTATTAGTTGCAGGAATTTGGTATTTTAACTTTTTATTAGTTGCATCAGGACTTATCCTATCAATTTTTATGGGAAGATATTTTTGTGGATGGTTTTGTCCAATGGGTTCCTTTGCGGAAAGAGTCCTAGTAAAAATCTCAAAGAATCGTCCACCACACAAAATTTTCAGTAGTAAATGGTTTCAATATGCCTTTGTATTATTCTTTTTTGTAGCCATATTCATAGGAAGAAGAAACTTTGAATCACTCTATGTTGTACTGGGGATGATGTTCTCAGTTGCTACTATGGCAACACTTCTAGCTCTTTTTTATCAACCAAGAACGTGGTGTGGACATCTTTGCCCTTGGGGAACACTCATGACAACAGTCAGCTTTAAAAGAAGGTTTAAACTTGAAATAGCTGATAAGTGTAAAGACTGTAGGTTGTGTACAACTGTTTGCAATGTACCCACACAACTGAACAAAACACTAGATGAAAGAAGAGAGAAAGAAGGTCAAGTATTCATCGGAGACCGTTGTATAAACTGTATGGCCTGCGTAGAAAAATGCCCAACTAAACAAATAAAAATTAAGTAG
- a CDS encoding phosphatase, with protein MKFLADLHTHTISSGHAYSTIQEMAKGASDKGLEMLAMTDHGPKMPGAPHLYHFGNLRALPEEIHGVEILKGVEANILDQDGNIDVPEYFQRNLDIVLGGFHYLCFDPGSVEENTKAAINAMKNSKIDILVHPGNPEFLIDPEKVVKAAKEHNVLIEINNSSLTHGGSRKGSFENCLEFAKEIVKNDWKVSLGSDAHISYDVGNFEKAYGLIENVGLTKDHIINTDIAKIKEFLRTRNRARYLEIK; from the coding sequence ATGAAATTTTTAGCTGATCTACACACACATACAATATCTAGTGGCCATGCATACAGTACAATACAAGAAATGGCTAAAGGAGCTAGTGACAAGGGTTTAGAGATGCTAGCCATGACAGACCACGGTCCCAAAATGCCTGGAGCTCCACACCTATATCACTTCGGAAACCTACGTGCACTGCCCGAAGAAATTCATGGAGTTGAGATTCTAAAGGGCGTGGAAGCAAATATTTTAGATCAAGATGGTAACATAGATGTGCCTGAGTACTTTCAACGCAATTTAGACATAGTTCTAGGTGGATTCCACTACCTGTGCTTTGACCCAGGGAGTGTGGAAGAAAATACAAAGGCTGCCATAAACGCCATGAAAAACTCAAAGATTGATATATTAGTACATCCAGGAAACCCAGAATTCCTTATCGATCCTGAGAAAGTTGTTAAGGCAGCAAAGGAACATAATGTATTAATAGAAATAAACAACAGCTCATTAACCCATGGAGGAAGCAGAAAAGGGAGCTTTGAAAACTGCTTAGAATTTGCCAAGGAGATAGTGAAGAATGATTGGAAAGTTTCCCTTGGTAGTGATGCACATATATCATATGACGTAGGAAACTTTGAAAAGGCTTATGGTTTGATTGAAAATGTTGGTCTTACAAAAGATCATATAATAAATACTGATATAGCAAAAATCAAAGAGTTTTTAAGAACAAGGAACAGAGCAAGATACTTAGAAATTAAGTAA
- the phnE gene encoding phosphonate ABC transporter, permease protein PhnE → MNYYVVYMKKSKILKFLIVGIIILAIFLLSHGVQFNLFRVINGLPSMLDLLSRMSSPNWDYTVQVFDKLIETVEIAIVSTIMGLLLAIPFSLLSASNISPFKIMPYILNPLLSLMRTIPNLVWAALLVSIFSVGKLPGIIALLITAFLISTKLLKEQIEAISDNFLSSVVATGASSFQVLKYCVLPTIKTSAFSVFFAVFEINIRSATVLGLVGAGGIGQILWRDLNHLRYDNIATLILMLFLTIALIDMASIFFRKVWDEFYITVKDDRLYKLYQRVKPIFTSVFVGLLIFITMRNIDLNRVILGLGQSNQMILRMFNADFTYFSNMIVGIRESLFIALFATLVGGILAIPLSYLAAYGVSFSNVMAFIIKLIVNILRTFPPIIMAIIFFRGVGPGPLSGALALSIYTTGVLVKLYGEVLENTPKNIKLSLLSVGGGSFEIFQYGLFPHTFSAYVSLVLYRLESNIRTSTILGIIGAGGVGTMLTNNINWRNWERVGLLILGMAVMIIIVDGFSWFVRRKIIR, encoded by the coding sequence ATGAACTACTACGTGGTGTATATGAAGAAAAGTAAAATCTTAAAGTTTCTTATAGTAGGTATTATTATCTTAGCTATTTTCTTACTAAGTCATGGTGTACAGTTCAATCTATTTAGGGTAATCAACGGATTACCTAGCATGCTTGATTTACTTTCCCGTATGTCTAGCCCCAATTGGGATTACACAGTACAGGTTTTTGATAAACTCATTGAGACAGTTGAGATAGCAATTGTTTCAACAATCATGGGACTTCTTTTAGCCATACCCTTTTCACTTTTATCTGCTAGTAATATCTCTCCATTTAAGATAATGCCCTATATTTTAAATCCCCTTCTTTCCCTAATGCGGACAATACCCAATCTCGTTTGGGCTGCTTTATTAGTGAGCATATTTAGCGTTGGTAAACTTCCAGGAATTATAGCTTTGTTGATAACAGCTTTCTTAATATCCACTAAGCTATTGAAAGAGCAGATTGAGGCTATAAGTGATAACTTTTTAAGCTCTGTTGTAGCTACTGGCGCCTCCTCTTTTCAAGTATTAAAGTATTGTGTCTTGCCTACAATTAAAACTTCTGCTTTTTCAGTGTTTTTTGCTGTATTTGAGATCAATATCAGAAGTGCAACAGTCCTAGGCCTTGTAGGTGCTGGAGGGATTGGCCAAATTCTATGGAGGGATCTAAATCATCTAAGATATGATAATATAGCAACGTTGATCCTTATGCTTTTTTTAACCATAGCTTTGATTGATATGGCCAGTATCTTTTTTAGGAAGGTTTGGGATGAATTCTATATTACAGTAAAAGATGACCGATTATATAAGTTATACCAAAGGGTCAAACCTATTTTTACTTCTGTCTTTGTTGGGCTTTTGATTTTTATAACCATGAGAAATATAGATCTGAATAGGGTCATCTTAGGTCTAGGTCAGTCAAATCAAATGATTTTACGTATGTTTAACGCTGATTTTACTTATTTTTCAAATATGATTGTTGGTATAAGGGAAAGCTTGTTTATTGCACTATTTGCCACTTTAGTGGGAGGTATCCTTGCAATCCCCCTCTCTTATCTAGCTGCTTATGGAGTATCTTTTTCAAATGTTATGGCTTTTATAATAAAACTTATTGTAAATATATTGCGAACCTTTCCACCTATTATCATGGCAATTATTTTCTTTAGGGGTGTAGGGCCTGGTCCCCTTTCTGGTGCTTTAGCTTTAAGTATATACACCACCGGTGTACTGGTTAAGCTATATGGTGAAGTGCTAGAAAATACCCCTAAGAATATTAAACTTAGTCTTTTATCTGTGGGTGGTGGTAGCTTTGAAATCTTTCAATACGGCCTTTTCCCCCATACTTTTTCTGCATATGTTTCCCTAGTTTTGTATAGGCTAGAGTCTAATATTAGGACATCTACTATTTTAGGCATAATAGGTGCTGGTGGAGTAGGTACCATGCTAACGAACAATATCAATTGGCGTAATTGGGAAAGGGTTGGCCTACTAATCCTTGGTATGGCGGTAATGATTATTATTGTTGATGGGTTTAGCTGGTTTGTAAGGCGTAAGATTATAAGATAG
- a CDS encoding phosphate/phosphite/phosphonate ABC transporter substrate-binding protein, which translates to MKFYKRISTILIAFLILALVSGCTNNTSNEDVLVMGFVPMRDGDALIESVKPLEELLSQELGIKVKAFTATNYVGVVEGLGSGQVDFGFIPPFAYVLANSENKAQVILTALNSSGKSNYRSQFLVSSDDNSISSLEDLQGKKVAFVDFSSTSGYLFPGAHLAGLGLELDNDIEVIIAGGHDKALQLLLNGDVDAATTFVDARDRYASDFPGAMEKTRVLGYTDYIPNITVTTRGTMESELQGRIQAALLNIAESEEGAEMLKELFNMYGFVKASDSDYDIIRETARLMNVNLKEQD; encoded by the coding sequence ATGAAATTTTATAAAAGAATTTCCACTATCCTTATTGCTTTTTTAATTTTAGCTTTGGTTTCAGGATGTACTAATAACACTAGTAATGAAGATGTCCTTGTAATGGGGTTTGTTCCCATGAGAGATGGGGATGCATTGATAGAATCTGTTAAACCTTTAGAAGAGCTTTTATCTCAAGAGTTAGGAATAAAAGTCAAAGCTTTTACTGCCACTAATTATGTTGGTGTAGTAGAGGGGTTAGGTTCAGGGCAGGTAGATTTTGGTTTTATTCCACCCTTTGCTTATGTTCTAGCTAATAGTGAAAATAAGGCCCAAGTGATCCTTACTGCTTTGAATAGTAGTGGAAAGAGTAACTATAGATCTCAATTTCTAGTTTCAAGTGATGATAATTCAATAAGTAGTTTAGAAGACTTACAAGGCAAGAAAGTTGCTTTTGTAGATTTTTCTTCAACATCTGGATATCTTTTTCCAGGTGCCCATTTAGCAGGACTTGGTCTTGAGTTAGACAATGATATAGAAGTAATTATTGCTGGTGGTCATGATAAAGCTTTACAACTTTTGCTAAATGGTGATGTTGATGCTGCTACAACCTTTGTAGATGCCCGTGATAGATATGCCAGTGATTTCCCAGGTGCCATGGAAAAAACAAGGGTTTTAGGGTATACTGACTACATCCCTAATATAACTGTTACCACCAGGGGTACTATGGAAAGTGAGTTACAAGGTAGAATCCAAGCTGCATTATTAAATATAGCTGAAAGTGAAGAAGGAGCAGAAATGCTTAAAGAGCTATTTAATATGTACGGATTTGTTAAAGCTTCTGATAGTGATTATGATATTATTAGAGAAACTGCAAGGCTTATGAACGTAAATCTAAAAGAACAAGATTAG